The DNA sequence TAAAAGACTTAAATTCATTCAGAAAGATCTTCCGGAAGACGTGAAATATGAAGTTGGATTCGACAATACAACATATATCCGGTCGTCTATCGAGGAAGTAAAAAGTACCATCTACATCGCATTTTTTCTTGTAGTGGTTATCATTTTTACTTTTCTGCGCGACTGGCGAACCACGGTCATACCAATTTTGGTAATTCCAGTTTCGTTGGTCGGTTCATTTTTTATCATGTATATTTCCGGTTTTACGATCAATGTACTTACGCTTTTGGCCATCGTCCTTTCGATTGGATTGGTGGTTGACGATGCGATTGTGATGATGGAAAATATATATGTTAAAATTGAACAGGGAATGACTCCACTCGAGGCAGGGTTCAAAGGATCGAACGAAATATTTTTTGCCATTGTTTCAACAACCATAACACTTGTAGCAGTATTTATTCCCATTGTTTTTCTTGAAGGGATGACTGGTCGTTTGTTCAGGGAGTTTAGTATTGTTATTGCCGGATCGGTCATTATTTCAGCTTTTGTGGCGCTTACTTTAACTCCCATGCTGTCGACTAAATTGCTAAAAACAAGGCATAATAGGAGTAACGCATACAATTATACTGAGAAATTTTTCACGGCTTTAAATCGAGCCTATCAGAATACACTTGATTCATATCTTCATAAAAAATTCCTTTCGATTTTCATTCTTGTGGTGTCGTTTTTCCTGATCTTTATCCTATGGAAAACGATTCCGGCAGAAATGGCTCCGCTTGAAGACCGCTCGCAATTAAATATAAATATTACCTCACAAGAAGGATCAACCTATGAGTACAACCTTGGTTATACCGAGGAGATTGGTAAACTGGTTGAGAATGTCATTCCCGAAAATGATAAAGTAACAACTATGATTCGGGGAGGCGGAGGTTTTGTGAGGGTTTTGTTGGTTGATCCATCGGAAAGAGAGCGTTCACAACAACAAATCGCAAATCAGTTGTCGGCTGAGTTACGGACAAAAACAAAGGCACGTGCAAGCGTAATTCAGCAATCGACCTTTGGTGGACGGAGGTCTGGTCTTCCCATTCAGTATGTACTCCAGGCTCCCAACATCGAAAAACTGCGTGAAATACTTCCAGCTTTTATGTCGCAGGTAAACGAAAATCCCAACTTCGTGATGGCTGATGTAAATATGAAATTTACCAAGCCTGAACTGCAAATTGTGATCAACCGGGATAAAGCTAATTTGCTGGGAGTTTCTACCCAGAATATCGGACAAACACTACAACTTGCGCTTAGCGGTCAACGGTTTGGTTACTTTATAATGAATGGCAAGCAATACGAGATTTTAGGGGAACTGGCCAGAGATGACAGAAATAAACCGCTCGATTTGAAATCGTTATATGTAAGGAACACACAGGGACATATGGTACAGCTTGATAATTTTGTGACGTTACAGGAATCAACCGCACCGCCTCAATTGTTTCGCTATAACCGCTTTGTTGCGGCAACAATATCTGCTGGTTTGGCCGATGGTAAAACAATCAGTCAGGGAATTGCGGAGATGGATAAAATTTCGGCCAAAGTTTTAGACGATTCGTTCAGAACCGCGCTTACAGGTGATTCAAAAGACTTTATGGAAAGCTCATCAAGTTTGATGTTTGCTTTTATTCTGGCTATTGTTCTGATCATTTTGGTGCTTTCGGCGCAATTCGAAAGCTTTAAAGACCCGATTATTGTAATGATGACAGTTCCTTTGGCTCTTACAGGCGCTCTGTTGTTTATGTGGTATTTCAATATTACGATGAACATTTTTAGCCAGATTGGTTTGATCATGTTAATTGGTCTTGTAACGAAAAACGGTATTCTGATTGTAGAGTTTGCCAATCAGCGAAAAGAAGCAGGCATGAGCAAACTTGAAGCAATTCGGTATTCAGCAGCGGCTCGGTTTCGTCCTATTTTGATGACAAGCTTATCAACCATTCTTGGTATTTTACCACTTGCCCTCGGATTGGGCGATGGAGCACAAAGTCGCGTAGCGATGGGAGTTGCCGTAGTTGGCGGATTAACCATCTCCACAGTACTAACCTTGTATGTTGTGCCATCTATTTATCTCGTCATTTCAAGTGAAACAAAAAGTATTATCAATGAACCAAATATTTCAAATGAGGATAAAACAGCTATCGGGAATTAAGCATTTCGTTTCACTGGTTTTGTTCTTATTTATCGTGAACAATTCCATTGCCCAGGAAGTATATGACCTGAGCCGGTGTATCAAAACCGGACTTGAACGTAATTTTTCGTTGCTTGTTGCCCGTAATAACGAGGAAATTGCAACCAATAATTTCACTCGCGGAAATGCCGGTATGTTGCCTGTCATATCTTCGACCAACCGTTTTGGAGGTACTTTAAATACAACCAACCAAAATTACAACGATGGAAGTAAAGTTGCCTTAAACGACATTCACAATAATAGTGGTTCTTTGGGCGTGGACCTTGGAATGACCATCTTCAAGGGATTTCAGGTGAAAACTACTTATCAGAAGCTAAAGGAACAGAAAGAATTAGAGGGATTTAACACCCAGATGTCGGTTGAAAATTTGGTCTCACTAATTGTTTCGCAGTATAATTACTACATCCAGCAACTAATTTTAAACGATAATTTGGCTTATGCCGTTTCTTTGTCTCGCGAACGTGTGCGGATCGATAGGCAACGTTATTTGCTGGGAGGTGCCTCGAAACTGGAACTGCTGCAATCGATCGTTTATTTGAATTCCGATAGTTCCAG is a window from the Aquipluma nitroreducens genome containing:
- a CDS encoding efflux RND transporter permease subunit, which codes for MSLSSTSIKRPVLATVFSLVILLFGAIGLTYLGVREFPSVDPPIISVDTSYPGANSDVIETQITEPLEQSINGIPGIRTLTSRSSQGRSSISVEFELSVDMETAANDVRDKVSQAQRMLPRDCDPPTVSKADADASPIMMIAVKSPQRSLLELSEIADLTFKEQLQTISGVSAVSIWGEKRYAMRIWLDPAKLAGYQMTPLDVRNAILRENVELPAGSIEGTTTELTIRTLGLMTTPQEFNSLILRQTGDQIVRVSDIGRAELGPQDLRGIMKLNGIPMVATIIIPQPGANHIEIVDEVYKRLKFIQKDLPEDVKYEVGFDNTTYIRSSIEEVKSTIYIAFFLVVVIIFTFLRDWRTTVIPILVIPVSLVGSFFIMYISGFTINVLTLLAIVLSIGLVVDDAIVMMENIYVKIEQGMTPLEAGFKGSNEIFFAIVSTTITLVAVFIPIVFLEGMTGRLFREFSIVIAGSVIISAFVALTLTPMLSTKLLKTRHNRSNAYNYTEKFFTALNRAYQNTLDSYLHKKFLSIFILVVSFFLIFILWKTIPAEMAPLEDRSQLNINITSQEGSTYEYNLGYTEEIGKLVENVIPENDKVTTMIRGGGGFVRVLLVDPSERERSQQQIANQLSAELRTKTKARASVIQQSTFGGRRSGLPIQYVLQAPNIEKLREILPAFMSQVNENPNFVMADVNMKFTKPELQIVINRDKANLLGVSTQNIGQTLQLALSGQRFGYFIMNGKQYEILGELARDDRNKPLDLKSLYVRNTQGHMVQLDNFVTLQESTAPPQLFRYNRFVAATISAGLADGKTISQGIAEMDKISAKVLDDSFRTALTGDSKDFMESSSSLMFAFILAIVLIILVLSAQFESFKDPIIVMMTVPLALTGALLFMWYFNITMNIFSQIGLIMLIGLVTKNGILIVEFANQRKEAGMSKLEAIRYSAAARFRPILMTSLSTILGILPLALGLGDGAQSRVAMGVAVVGGLTISTVLTLYVVPSIYLVISSETKSIINEPNISNEDKTAIGN